Below is a window of bacterium DNA.
TCCAGTTTTAGCAATAGATATCCAGGGCCTCCGTTTCTAGATGAACAGGTAACAGAACAACTAAAAGCCCTCGGCTATCTACCTTGAACCGATCTGTTGATTTAGTTATCCAACGAGATCAAGCCGGCTTTGATAGCGAACCGAACCAGGCCCGCGACGTCGTGAATATTCAGTCGCTGCATCAACTGAGTTCGGTGGGTATCTACTGTTTTGACCGAAACGTTCAAGAGCTGAGCAATTTCTTTATTGCTTCGTCCTTCTGAAACAAGTTTAAGGATTTCTTGTTGTCTTGGAGTCAGCTGCTCCAATGGACTCTTTTCGGCACCTACGCTGCGCACATAATTGTCGATTACGTGGCGTGAGACTTGCGGACTTAAATAAGTTTTACCCTGCATAACGGAGTGAATCGCCATCAGAAGTTCCTGCTTTTTTGAATCCTTGAGCAAATAGCCTACAGCACCTGCGCGCAGAGCGCGCAACACATATTCTTCGTTGGCGTGCATCGATAAAATGACAACATGAATGGACGGAAATTCCCTCGTGATTCTTGCCGCTGCGTCCAGTCCGTTTAAGGACT
It encodes the following:
- a CDS encoding response regulator transcription factor, which translates into the protein MKPIRILIADDHALVRDGIRAMMDKTEDIDVVAEASDGLEAIEKISKHKPNLVLLDIGMKSLNGLDAAARITREFPSIHVVILSMHANEEYVLRALRAGAVGYLLKDSKKQELLMAIHSVMQGKTYLSPQVSRHVIDNYVRSVGAEKSPLEQLTPRQQEILKLVSEGRSNKEIAQLLNVSVKTVDTHRTQLMQRLNIHDVAGLVRFAIKAGLISLDN